TGGCAGGTATGAAGAAAAAAAGAGAAGGGCGAGGGTTTCTAATTGTGTGGAAATATGGCAACAGATTGTCTCTAATAATCTACAAAAGCGAGAGGGACGATGCCTTCAGAAATTGCCTAAAGCTATGCAGAGCAATTAGATAGAAGATAAATTAACTTTGGCGTAGGTATTGCATAATAGTAAAGATGAATCTCAGAAATAACCAGTACCCCCTTACTGGTTAGTGGCCTATACTCATAGGTTACAAAATGTGCGACCTCCTAAGTCAAAGACCTAAGCCCCTTTCTCAAGAAGGGGCTTTTGTTTTATGCCCCAAAAGACAGTAGGGAAAAATGGATTGGCAACTTTTGGTTTGCCAATGATTTTATCGTGCTTTCGTGCTCAAAATAGCTATAAACAAACAACAAATGGCTATTGCTTAGCTATTTAATCCCCTTTTTGGTGTGAACTTGCCTGCCTATATAATAAGGCAAAAAACAATGGAAGGCAAAAGAAAATAAATGCCTTCCATTGTATCTAAATAAGCTGGATTTAATTTACTTTATAGGTCTTGTCGCCTTTTTCAAAGAAAGCGATGATTTGTTTGGCGGCAGCGATGCCGGCATTAGAATTTGCTTCGTTAGTTTGAGCGCCCATTTTCTTGGGAGTGAAGAAAACTCTTTCTGGATACTGTTCTAACAATGTAGCGCTGTTATCGGGAGCAACATCACTCACATAACGGAATTTTTTCTTTTGGGCAAAGGTATTTAACAGTGCATCTTCATCGATAATTTCCTTGCGCGCGGTATTGACTAAAACGGCATCTTCTTTTACCAGAGAAAGAACGCTGTCATTAATGCACTTTTTGGTTTGATTGGTGGCGGGTATATGCAGAGAAATATAATCGCCCAATTTGAAGATATCCGCTACGGTGCGTAAGGGTTTTACACCTTCTTTTTGCATAACTTCATCGGCAATGAAAGGATCATAAGCATAAACATCCATTCCGATTCCTTTGGCGATTTTGGCAACATAACGAGCAACCCAACCAAAACCATATAGAGTTAGTGTTTTTTCTGCCAGTTCTGTGCCGGATTTTCCATTGAATTTATTCCGTGCCATATAAATCATCATTCCGATTGCCAATTCGGCAACGGCGTTGGAATTTTGGCCTGGAGTGTTCATTACCACAACATTATGTGCCGTGGCGGCATTGAGATCAATATTGTCATATCCGGCGCCGGCACGAACTACAATTTTAAGTTTTGGAGTGGCGTTAAAAGCTGCTTCATCAATAATATCGCTGCGGATAATTACTGCTTCCGCATCAGTTAAGGCATTATGCAGTTCACTTTTTTCGGTATAATTTTCCAAAAAGGAATAATCATATCCGGCTTTTTCAAGCTCTGCCTTGATTTTTTGAACTGCATCGGCAGAAAATGGTTTTTCGGTAGCAATCAGGACTTTTGGCATTTTTGCCTCCTATATTTTTTTGTGATGGTGTTTCATTTTCCTAAAATTCCTAATAGGACACCTGCAGCAACTGCTGAACCAACGACTCCGGCGACATTTGGAGCCATTGCATGCATCAGTAGATAGTTTGTTTTGTCATATTGTTGGCCCACAATTTGAGAAACGCGCGCCGAAGCTGGAACTGCAGAAACACCCGCATTTCCAATTAGTGGGTTAATCTTATTTTTGGAAAAGAGATTCATAACCTTGGCAAAAAGAACGCCTGTGGCAGTAGCCGCGGCAAAAGAAAAAGCCCCCAGGAAAAAGATTTTCAGCGTTGCCGGCGTAAGAAAAACATCCGCTGTGGTCTTTGCTCCTACCGTTAAACCAATTAAAACGGTGACAACATCAATTAAAACAGTTCTGGCACTATTGGCAAGGCGTTCAGTTACCCCGCTTTCTTTTAACAAATTGCCCAAAAACAGCATTGCCAAAAGAACTACGCTGCCGGGAGAAATAAAAGTGGTAACTACAAAGGCAACGATGGGGAAAATGATTTTTTCTTTTTTGGAGACAACGCGCAAGGGCTTCATCCGGATAAGACGCTCTTTTTTAGTAGTTAGCAATTTCATAATAGGTGGTTGAATTACAGGTACCAGTGCCATATATGAATATGCTGCCAAAGCTATTGACCCCAAAAGATGCGGCGCTAACTTGGAAGCCAAAAAAATGGAAGTGGGACCATCGGCGCCTCCAATAATTCCTATTGAGGCAGCTTCCATCACATTAAATCCTAAAAGAATACTGCCAATGAAAGTGGCAAAAATTCCAAATTGAGCTGCTGCGCCCAAAAGAATAAGCCGCGGGTTGGCAATGAGGGTGGAAAAATCAGTCATCGCTCCTATCCCTAAAAAGATAAGCGAAGGATAGATACTTTTATTTACGCCAAAATAGAGATAGTATAAAACAGAGCCCTCATTCATAACTCCGAGCCCCTGTTGAGAAACGCCTGGCATATTTCCCACCACGATACCAAAACCAATTGGT
The sequence above is drawn from the Candidatus Cloacimonas sp. genome and encodes:
- a CDS encoding 3-phosphoglycerate dehydrogenase, with translation MPKVLIATEKPFSADAVQKIKAELEKAGYDYSFLENYTEKSELHNALTDAEAVIIRSDIIDEAAFNATPKLKIVVRAGAGYDNIDLNAATAHNVVVMNTPGQNSNAVAELAIGMMIYMARNKFNGKSGTELAEKTLTLYGFGWVARYVAKIAKGIGMDVYAYDPFIADEVMQKEGVKPLRTVADIFKLGDYISLHIPATNQTKKCINDSVLSLVKEDAVLVNTARKEIIDEDALLNTFAQKKKFRYVSDVAPDNSATLLEQYPERVFFTPKKMGAQTNEANSNAGIAAAKQIIAFFEKGDKTYKVN
- a CDS encoding sodium ion-translocating decarboxylase subunit beta, which codes for MQELSQFIQTTGFLNVTWGNLVMIISGMIFIYLGVAKEFEPLLLIPIGFGIVVGNMPGVSQQGLGVMNEGSVLYYLYFGVNKSIYPSLIFLGIGAMTDFSTLIANPRLILLGAAAQFGIFATFIGSILLGFNVMEAASIGIIGGADGPTSIFLASKLAPHLLGSIALAAYSYMALVPVIQPPIMKLLTTKKERLIRMKPLRVVSKKEKIIFPIVAFVVTTFISPGSVVLLAMLFLGNLLKESGVTERLANSARTVLIDVVTVLIGLTVGAKTTADVFLTPATLKIFFLGAFSFAAATATGVLFAKVMNLFSKNKINPLIGNAGVSAVPASARVSQIVGQQYDKTNYLLMHAMAPNVAGVVGSAVAAGVLLGILGK